In a single window of the Flavobacterium sp. W4I14 genome:
- a CDS encoding hypothetical protein (product_source=Hypo-rule applied; pfam=PF11579): MKIKMCAFIPKTLGKPFRTITLPKNLVNQKAFDAQAARISGFWLSEPYPATVFCETDNREYGDINGTSRLYAYNDINLDLNKTGQFQSKYGRRANLFQKKCDPSGRAFVQFAYRSLNVREMDRIPKIPYQGGGGKIALIDRRKKYGYLQPPQFLRGEAEQCPDIINDINENHSVIKVRSSAGYPFLEPFSPNIDFAFEINIFRLGDCYRVEINGEHNRFPCYEMYINNQPVYKFKSKYTEPNPVNLTLSTSFKIVRRFFK; this comes from the coding sequence ATGAAGATAAAGATGTGTGCGTTTATACCTAAAACATTAGGAAAGCCTTTTAGAACGATTACTTTACCTAAAAACTTGGTTAATCAAAAAGCATTTGATGCACAGGCTGCCAGGATATCTGGTTTTTGGCTGTCGGAGCCGTATCCAGCAACAGTATTTTGTGAAACTGATAATAGAGAATACGGAGATATTAATGGCACCAGCAGGTTGTATGCCTATAATGATATAAACTTAGATCTAAACAAAACTGGGCAGTTTCAAAGTAAATATGGTCGTAGAGCTAACCTTTTTCAAAAAAAATGTGATCCTAGTGGAAGGGCATTCGTACAGTTCGCTTACCGATCATTAAATGTGAGAGAAATGGATAGAATTCCAAAGATCCCTTACCAGGGTGGTGGAGGCAAGATTGCACTGATTGATCGTAGAAAAAAATATGGCTATTTACAGCCTCCGCAATTCTTAAGAGGCGAAGCAGAACAATGCCCCGATATAATTAACGATATTAATGAAAATCATTCTGTCATAAAAGTGAGGTCAAGCGCTGGATATCCTTTTTTAGAGCCTTTTTCTCCAAATATTGATTTTGCATTTGAAATAAACATATTTAGGTTAGGAGATTGTTACAGGGTAGAAATAAATGGAGAACATAATCGATTTCCATGTTACGAAATGTATATCAATAATCAGCCCGTATATAAATTTAAATCAAAATATACTGAACCTAACCCAGTAAACTTAACATTAAGCACTTCTTTTAAAATTGTTCGAAGATTTTTTAAATAA
- a CDS encoding type VI secretion system secreted protein VgrG (product_source=KO:K11904; cath_funfam=2.40.50.230,3.55.50.10; cog=COG3501; ko=KO:K11904; pfam=PF04717,PF05954; superfamily=69255,69279), translated as MENKLIVEISIEDSAIAHFASFNLLQAFNQHHYFELHFNHDQLGAPGLISLDDSRGFVGKTLTASFGHSLENLQHFSGLVTKVELSQSHGYHGVLIVSGHSPTILIDRGPDLGSYLDKDLDTIVKLATKDTPANDLTIVSNASRKAAIDYLIQYRESDFEFLNRLSGEYHEWFYYDGKQLNFGKPDKQKEVSLFYGRDVFNLQYAMEVSPIKYKRFAYNPKQDEMLQSESAGKADGNPDLAHAIKASNSMYSKTFNQPSLIRVDNGNDIKSHVENEEKAHISELLKINAGGDNASLSIGSIAEITMSIRKELAFATESLGKFLITSINHQIDGTGKYSNTFEGLVATTERLMVKNYQKPQSDMQLADVVDNDDPQGQGRIKVKFKWECQTNDPTEWLRVVSPNAGSGDTGKNRGFHVIPEKGDQVVIAFEEGNVARPVVMGSVYHGKSGDSSGFKNSNTKGLTSRKGSALSFDDLNHALNLGTNAANFVKIENGPGLITAESAETIVIKTGLSSITMKKDGTIDIIGKVINIQGTQVINANAGEKPGDAVNIGKNATTAVTIDTKNIDSKASNGIVVNSQTTISQTSTGVQTLKGSQVDIN; from the coding sequence ATGGAAAACAAACTTATCGTAGAAATTAGTATTGAAGATTCGGCAATTGCCCATTTTGCTTCCTTTAATCTGCTACAGGCTTTTAACCAGCACCATTATTTTGAATTGCATTTTAACCACGATCAATTGGGTGCCCCGGGTTTGATCAGTTTAGATGATAGCCGCGGTTTCGTGGGCAAAACCCTAACGGCTTCTTTTGGGCACTCGCTAGAAAACCTGCAGCATTTTTCCGGACTGGTTACAAAAGTAGAACTCTCACAAAGTCATGGCTACCATGGTGTACTTATTGTAAGTGGCCATAGCCCTACTATATTAATAGATCGCGGACCAGATTTAGGCTCTTATTTAGATAAAGACCTCGATACTATTGTTAAGCTGGCCACAAAAGATACACCCGCTAACGACTTGACCATTGTGAGCAATGCATCAAGAAAAGCGGCGATCGATTATCTTATCCAATACCGCGAAAGCGATTTCGAATTTCTTAACCGTTTATCAGGCGAATACCATGAGTGGTTTTACTATGACGGGAAGCAGCTTAATTTTGGTAAGCCCGACAAGCAAAAAGAAGTATCGCTTTTTTATGGCCGCGATGTGTTCAACCTGCAGTATGCCATGGAAGTTTCGCCCATCAAGTATAAACGGTTTGCCTACAATCCTAAACAGGATGAGATGCTCCAGAGCGAAAGTGCAGGTAAAGCCGACGGAAATCCTGACCTGGCGCATGCCATTAAGGCCTCCAACAGCATGTATAGCAAGACGTTTAATCAGCCGTCCTTAATCAGGGTTGATAACGGCAACGATATTAAGAGCCATGTAGAAAATGAGGAGAAGGCGCACATCAGCGAACTGTTAAAAATTAATGCCGGTGGAGATAATGCCTCACTGAGTATTGGCAGCATTGCCGAAATTACCATGAGTATACGAAAAGAACTTGCTTTTGCAACCGAAAGCCTTGGTAAATTCCTGATTACCTCCATCAATCACCAGATAGATGGAACAGGTAAATACAGCAATACTTTCGAAGGCTTGGTCGCTACAACCGAGCGATTGATGGTTAAGAATTACCAAAAACCACAATCGGATATGCAGCTGGCAGATGTGGTTGATAACGATGATCCACAGGGACAGGGCCGGATTAAGGTTAAATTTAAGTGGGAATGCCAAACCAACGACCCAACTGAATGGTTAAGGGTTGTTAGTCCCAATGCAGGTAGCGGTGATACCGGAAAAAACAGGGGTTTCCACGTTATTCCCGAAAAAGGCGACCAAGTGGTAATTGCTTTCGAAGAGGGTAATGTGGCCAGACCGGTTGTAATGGGCAGTGTTTACCACGGCAAAAGCGGCGATAGTAGCGGGTTTAAAAATAGTAATACTAAGGGCTTAACATCAAGAAAGGGAAGCGCTTTAAGTTTTGATGATCTAAACCATGCACTAAACCTGGGTACCAATGCGGCAAACTTTGTGAAGATTGAAAATGGACCAGGCTTAATTACTGCAGAATCTGCTGAGACCATAGTAATTAAGACGGGTTTAAGTAGTATTACGATGAAAAAGGATGGAACGATTGATATAATTGGTAAGGTGATCAATATTCAGGGTACGCAGGTGATTAACGCAAATGCAGGTGAGAAGCCGGGTGATGCTGTTAACATTGGTAAAAATGCCACCACTGCGGTAACTATTGATACGAAAAACATCGATTCGAAAGCAAGTAATGGTATTGTTGTAAACTCTCAAACCACTATTTCGCAAACTTCAACCGGTGTACAAACGTTAAAAGGCAGTCAGGTAGATATTAATTGA